A single window of Candidatus Obscuribacter sp. DNA harbors:
- a CDS encoding multidrug efflux SMR transporter, producing MSWSILLLAGLFEIVWAALLKVAATKQSWTVGSVTILTMVASIWLLSQAMKQIPLGTAYAVWTGIGAVGAFVVGVVCFAETVTAGRLISFVLLVAGLIGLKCTTKL from the coding sequence ATGTCATGGTCAATATTGCTTTTGGCTGGTCTTTTTGAAATCGTCTGGGCGGCCTTGCTCAAGGTGGCAGCAACAAAACAAAGCTGGACAGTTGGCAGCGTTACCATTTTGACCATGGTGGCGAGCATCTGGCTTTTGTCGCAAGCTATGAAACAGATACCACTGGGCACTGCCTATGCTGTCTGGACCGGAATTGGTGCTGTTGGTGCTTTTGTCGTGGGCGTAGTTTGTTTTGCCGAGACAGTAACAGCGGGGCGGCTTATTAGTTTTGTCCTTTTAGTAGCAGGGCTGATTGGGCTCAAGTGCACAACAAAGCTTTAA
- a CDS encoding glycosidase, with product MTHSSLSTSTPRILVERLGVIASPKGHFQQEGVLNPAIFQDRAGNLVMIMRSVAPGNQSRLETLRQRWIDGRPAVDANGNELPFERVGFALVPQARYERRRRATTSGSFELVGGEGCEDPRVTFIAALDCFVLCYTAFGFDGPRIALATSQDGYKWHRLGLVKFPESFALAADDKDAAFFPEPVLSPDGVLSLAMYHRPMVNIPASGGLDQIQSTFAAAPESRQCVRIAYMPLDAVLSDMSNLLDVKESALVLAPQDSWGTFKVGAGTAPLKIKEGWLSIYHGVDQVIDPRTNRYHSCYSAGLLIHDRQAPHKLSYTSPRAILKPETPEELSGTVNNVVFPTGIVARQDLSTSSIQVFDVYYGMADRLIGRFRLTITFNK from the coding sequence ATGACACACAGTTCATTATCAACTTCCACTCCCCGGATTCTCGTTGAGAGACTCGGCGTCATCGCCTCTCCCAAAGGTCACTTCCAACAAGAGGGCGTACTCAATCCAGCCATCTTTCAGGACCGTGCTGGCAACCTCGTCATGATCATGCGCTCGGTTGCCCCCGGCAATCAATCTCGCCTCGAAACCCTGCGGCAACGCTGGATTGACGGTCGCCCGGCAGTTGACGCCAATGGCAACGAATTGCCTTTTGAGCGCGTCGGCTTTGCCCTCGTGCCTCAGGCACGTTACGAACGCCGCCGCCGCGCCACTACCAGTGGTAGCTTCGAGCTAGTGGGCGGCGAAGGCTGCGAAGACCCTCGGGTCACCTTTATCGCAGCCTTGGACTGCTTTGTTCTCTGCTATACCGCCTTTGGCTTTGATGGCCCGCGCATTGCGCTTGCCACTTCCCAGGACGGTTACAAGTGGCACAGGCTTGGTCTCGTCAAGTTTCCCGAGAGCTTTGCTCTTGCCGCCGATGACAAAGACGCCGCCTTCTTCCCGGAGCCAGTGCTCTCACCTGATGGTGTGCTCTCGCTCGCCATGTATCACCGTCCCATGGTCAACATACCGGCTAGCGGCGGGCTCGACCAAATCCAATCCACTTTTGCCGCTGCCCCCGAGAGCCGTCAGTGTGTGCGCATAGCCTATATGCCACTCGACGCCGTACTTAGCGATATGAGCAATCTGCTCGATGTCAAAGAGTCGGCTCTGGTACTGGCACCACAGGACAGCTGGGGTACTTTTAAGGTCGGCGCCGGCACAGCTCCACTCAAAATAAAAGAAGGCTGGCTGTCAATTTATCACGGTGTCGATCAAGTCATTGACCCGCGCACAAACCGCTACCACAGCTGCTACAGTGCCGGACTTTTGATCCACGACCGGCAAGCGCCCCACAAGCTCTCCTACACCTCGCCCAGAGCCATCCTCAAGCCCGAAACACCTGAGGAACTCTCTGGCACAGTCAACAATGTCGTTTTTCCCACCGGCATTGTCGCTCGTCAGGATCTCAGCACAAGCTCCATTCAAGTCTTCGATGTCTATTACGGCATGGCTGACCGACTGATTGGCAGGTTTCGCCTGACTATCACTTTTAACAAGTAG
- a CDS encoding GTPase domain-containing protein, protein MALVNYGTKEITFKLVYYGTGLGGKTTNLKVIHSQLSPQTRGELISLATETERTLFFDFMPLDLGSINGFKARISMYTVPGQEEYNKSRKLILRDVDGIVFVADSNVTRSEENQASLQNMMDNLKEYRITLDDIPWVLQYNKRDLTTAMEVERMENELNHLRVPAFEAVAMDGKGVFSTLKSITKLMLNRAKGSE, encoded by the coding sequence ATGGCTCTAGTTAACTACGGTACCAAAGAAATTACTTTCAAACTGGTGTATTACGGCACCGGCTTGGGCGGCAAAACCACCAACCTCAAAGTAATTCACAGCCAATTATCACCTCAAACTAGAGGTGAACTTATCAGTCTGGCCACCGAAACAGAAAGAACTCTGTTTTTTGACTTTATGCCGCTGGACCTGGGCAGCATCAATGGCTTTAAGGCGCGGATTTCGATGTACACAGTACCTGGTCAGGAAGAGTACAACAAAAGTCGCAAGCTAATTTTGCGCGATGTCGATGGCATTGTTTTTGTAGCCGACAGCAACGTCACTCGCTCTGAAGAAAATCAAGCTTCACTGCAAAATATGATGGATAACCTCAAAGAATATCGCATCACACTTGATGATATCCCCTGGGTCTTACAGTACAACAAGCGCGACTTGACCACAGCGATGGAAGTGGAGCGCATGGAAAATGAGCTTAATCACTTGCGAGTGCCTGCTTTTGAAGCAGTGGCTATGGATGGCAAAGGTGTTTTTAGTACACTCAAGTCCATCACAAAGCTCATGCTTAACCGTGCCAAAGGCTCTGAATAA
- a CDS encoding LOG family protein, producing MKPTKKNRYKNRHKKPISPHDNLGKTIANQHKRARKKLTAADVEFGVAFLGSARTKSGDIFYDKNVEAAAAVASLGYPIIHGNGPGNMEASARGARKAGGKSIGLRLKLGRVETVNELADVSITFDDFSPRIDTFRHLGRIAMVFFPGGVGTLHEATSIMDHIMQGKADNRPVIFFEPDPNRPYWAGFFTWLRETVMACGLLKESEISFVQFAHDKEELVAIIQAQAALARR from the coding sequence ATGAAACCGACTAAAAAGAATCGGTATAAAAATCGGCATAAAAAGCCGATCTCACCTCACGACAACCTGGGCAAAACGATAGCCAATCAGCACAAGCGGGCTCGCAAAAAGCTGACTGCCGCCGATGTCGAGTTTGGTGTGGCCTTCCTGGGCTCCGCACGCACAAAGAGTGGCGATATCTTTTACGACAAAAACGTAGAAGCTGCAGCCGCCGTGGCCAGCCTGGGCTACCCCATCATCCACGGCAATGGTCCAGGCAATATGGAAGCCTCCGCCCGCGGTGCCAGAAAAGCTGGTGGTAAATCGATTGGACTGAGACTTAAACTGGGACGCGTCGAGACAGTCAACGAGCTGGCTGACGTGTCCATTACCTTCGACGACTTCTCGCCTCGCATCGATACTTTCCGCCACCTCGGACGCATCGCCATGGTGTTCTTTCCTGGCGGTGTGGGCACTCTGCATGAAGCCACGTCAATCATGGATCACATCATGCAAGGTAAAGCCGACAACCGTCCGGTGATTTTCTTTGAACCCGACCCCAACCGTCCTTACTGGGCAGGCTTCTTTACCTGGCTGAGAGAGACAGTGATGGCTTGCGGTTTGCTCAAAGAGTCGGAAATAAGCTTTGTCCAATTCGCCCACGATAAAGAAGAGCTTGTGGCAATAATCCAAGCCCAAGCGGCTCTGGCTCGGCGTTAA
- a CDS encoding VOC family protein: MSDKVKAIPTGYHTVTPYMVMCDATKAIEFYQKAFGAEQVVLMHTPDGKVMHAEIKIGDSMIMMGEECQERGCVSPKTAGHVTSSLMLYFEDVDSAFQKAVKAGATVKMPLMNMFWGDRYGQITDPFGHMWSLAQHIEDVPEAEMPKRAAEAFKQMAGANK; encoded by the coding sequence ATGTCTGACAAAGTTAAGGCCATTCCCACCGGCTATCACACAGTAACACCATATATGGTGATGTGCGACGCCACAAAGGCTATTGAGTTTTATCAAAAGGCTTTTGGAGCCGAACAAGTAGTGTTAATGCACACACCCGACGGTAAAGTGATGCATGCCGAAATCAAAATCGGTGATTCAATGATCATGATGGGCGAAGAATGCCAGGAAAGAGGCTGCGTTAGCCCCAAAACAGCAGGTCATGTGACCAGCTCATTGATGCTTTATTTTGAGGACGTTGATAGCGCCTTCCAAAAAGCGGTTAAAGCTGGCGCCACAGTCAAAATGCCTTTGATGAATATGTTCTGGGGCGATCGTTACGGTCAAATAACCGATCCATTTGGTCACATGTGGTCTCTGGCTCAACACATAGAAGACGTGCCTGAAGCGGAAATGCCCAAGCGCGCAGCAGAAGCCTTTAAACAAATGGCCGGCGCCAACAAATAA
- a CDS encoding ABC transporter ATP-binding protein translates to MYSGGPPVFLMWSGMFNPDKTKLKTRADLRRIRRLFASYRQQEIYILACLALNSVLGLVPPLMVAWIVDKALPHKNTSELLLYFGLMVVSAVLTGAIGVFQGLQNHTMGEGIMRDLRTSLVTHLHRLPLEFFASTKTGEIVNRVSTDVDSVDDLVSGTLVTIVSNAFVMITTLIAMFCLDWRLTLLSISVLPFMILPLWPVGRKMYATRKANRKKRDEVASIIQETLSLSGITLLKLFGREETERNKFFGVASQLMKMEIDLAMIGRWFFMIIITMAVVGPSLIWLCGGYFVIQGALQLGTVTAFVALLSRLYTPVSSLSGVQVQIASALAVFERIFEYLDLAEESNDPGADVELNVVAGELVFEYVSFAYRPDRPTLEHINFTIKPSQVLALVGSSGAGKSTIASLIPRFYEVSAGKILLDGIDTRTIKLTSLRSHIGLVTQETYLFHDTIEANLRYAKPDATEAEIKEAARLANIADVIEALPEGYQTTVGERGYKLSGGERQRLSIARVVLKNPRILILDEATSALDSVNEQAIQDALARLMKGRTSLVIAHRLSTVERADSILVIDKGVIVEQGTHQQLLKKAGKYAELASRQFAESAPDSIVELKGSSL, encoded by the coding sequence ATGTATAGCGGTGGTCCTCCAGTATTTTTGATGTGGTCCGGTATGTTTAATCCGGACAAAACAAAGCTCAAAACCAGGGCAGACCTGCGCCGCATCCGCCGTCTTTTTGCCAGTTATCGCCAACAAGAGATATACATCCTCGCTTGCCTGGCACTAAATAGTGTGCTGGGCCTGGTGCCACCTTTGATGGTTGCCTGGATTGTGGACAAAGCTCTGCCTCACAAAAACACTAGTGAGTTATTACTCTATTTTGGCTTGATGGTGGTCAGTGCCGTTTTGACAGGCGCCATTGGTGTATTTCAGGGCTTGCAAAACCACACCATGGGCGAAGGCATTATGCGCGATTTGCGCACCAGTCTGGTGACACATTTACACCGGCTGCCCCTGGAATTTTTTGCCAGTACTAAAACAGGTGAGATTGTCAACCGCGTCTCCACCGATGTAGATTCGGTCGATGACCTGGTCTCGGGCACTCTAGTGACCATTGTCAGCAATGCCTTTGTCATGATCACCACTTTGATTGCTATGTTTTGTCTTGACTGGCGCCTGACCTTACTTTCCATTTCAGTTTTGCCCTTTATGATTTTGCCTTTGTGGCCAGTCGGTCGCAAAATGTATGCCACCCGCAAAGCCAATCGCAAAAAGCGCGACGAAGTAGCCAGCATTATCCAGGAGACCCTTTCTTTATCTGGCATTACACTGCTCAAGTTGTTTGGACGAGAAGAGACTGAGCGCAATAAATTTTTTGGTGTAGCCAGTCAACTGATGAAAATGGAAATTGACCTGGCCATGATTGGTCGTTGGTTTTTTATGATCATCATTACCATGGCTGTGGTTGGTCCATCACTAATCTGGCTTTGTGGCGGTTATTTTGTCATCCAGGGAGCACTCCAGCTCGGCACTGTTACAGCTTTTGTGGCGCTATTATCCAGACTGTACACACCAGTCAGTTCGCTTTCTGGTGTACAGGTGCAGATTGCTTCGGCACTGGCAGTATTTGAGCGCATTTTTGAATATCTAGATTTGGCAGAAGAATCAAACGATCCAGGCGCCGATGTAGAACTAAATGTAGTGGCTGGTGAACTAGTTTTCGAGTATGTTTCATTTGCTTATCGCCCCGACAGACCGACTCTAGAACACATCAACTTCACCATAAAACCTTCGCAAGTGCTAGCTCTGGTGGGCTCATCGGGAGCAGGCAAATCTACAATTGCCTCGCTCATACCACGCTTTTATGAGGTAAGTGCCGGCAAAATTCTCTTGGACGGCATTGATACTCGCACAATTAAGCTGACTTCACTGCGCTCACACATTGGTCTTGTTACTCAGGAGACCTATCTCTTTCACGACACTATCGAAGCCAATTTACGCTACGCCAAGCCCGATGCAACAGAAGCAGAAATCAAGGAAGCGGCCAGACTGGCCAATATTGCCGATGTTATCGAAGCCCTGCCGGAAGGCTATCAAACTACAGTGGGCGAACGCGGTTATAAACTATCTGGCGGCGAAAGACAGAGACTTTCGATTGCTCGGGTTGTCCTAAAAAATCCCCGCATTCTCATTCTCGATGAAGCAACAAGCGCTCTTGATAGTGTCAACGAGCAGGCCATTCAAGACGCTCTAGCCCGCTTGATGAAAGGACGCACCAGTCTTGTTATCGCCCACAGGTTGAGCACTGTAGAGCGAGCTGACAGCATTCTGGTGATTGACAAGGGAGTTATTGTGGAGCAAGGTACACATCAACAGCTACTAAAAAAAGCGGGCAAATATGCTGAGCTTGCCTCTCGTCAATTTGCAGAATCTGCTCCAGACTCAATTGTTGAGCTTAAAGGCTCCTCCCTGTAA
- a CDS encoding DUF4388 domain-containing protein — translation MFKPNLNRGQQSNQPAREANSGPLKLPQLWNAPELDDMMNLLSQAQRRAGSPVELPFSVSGIDKLFQIRVLVTREGDPEWTFSSGTLSGLSTNWSLPTIDVHLVHNLLLSECTGQQSADLISDHSSFQRPTTGSYNMPPQVEEAQYTTQQMAGVAEAMRNLSPQRATEAAPGPQAALEGDLEKLALPAILQSLNLGKKTGKLVIAGTDGSSEIYFLDGNPNHATTGELAGDFAMIEMLTWQTGKFKFFESERASVETIQRRLDSLIIEGMTFLDQVNHLKTIGLTMESFLKQGYPNLSETQFEQVVSRGTGFNMQAQKDFFLEVDDQTSLYDILLRVPMSRIEWVPIIYNLLQVGLVVLAQNAAPSVIPQVIEPTYQLDENAIQMALKPLQRVDTEVFTYPVLQYFVKQEHHRYERDGKAFSLIVFDLMLEKDGGHEFLPVGLAKVILNRIHGVKRDIDVLGHFETFDFGLLLPQTGGKGAIVVVQRIQERLKSSPLPGLDYSALSACFGVASIPQDCKSIGGLLVSASEAKKYARRNNLTISEFKPMSG, via the coding sequence ATGTTTAAACCTAACCTCAATCGCGGACAGCAATCAAATCAACCAGCCAGGGAAGCCAATAGCGGTCCGCTCAAGCTGCCACAGCTCTGGAATGCTCCTGAGCTAGACGATATGATGAATCTATTGTCGCAAGCCCAGAGACGAGCAGGCAGTCCAGTTGAGTTACCGTTTAGTGTCAGTGGTATCGACAAACTTTTTCAAATTAGAGTCCTGGTAACGCGCGAAGGCGATCCTGAGTGGACTTTTAGTAGCGGTACGTTAAGTGGTCTGTCCACCAACTGGAGTCTGCCCACTATCGACGTCCACCTGGTGCACAACCTGCTTTTATCAGAATGCACTGGTCAACAGTCAGCTGATTTAATTTCCGACCATTCAAGTTTTCAGCGCCCCACCACTGGCTCTTACAACATGCCGCCCCAGGTGGAAGAAGCGCAGTACACCACCCAACAAATGGCTGGTGTGGCCGAAGCAATGCGCAATCTTTCACCGCAAAGAGCCACTGAAGCCGCCCCTGGTCCACAAGCCGCGCTTGAAGGCGACCTCGAAAAGCTGGCTCTCCCAGCCATTTTGCAGTCTCTAAACCTCGGCAAAAAGACCGGCAAACTGGTGATAGCAGGCACCGATGGCTCCAGCGAAATCTATTTTTTAGATGGCAACCCAAACCATGCCACAACCGGTGAACTGGCAGGCGATTTTGCCATGATCGAAATGCTCACCTGGCAAACTGGTAAATTCAAATTTTTTGAATCTGAGAGAGCCAGTGTAGAGACCATTCAAAGAAGACTGGATAGCTTGATCATAGAGGGCATGACTTTTTTGGATCAGGTCAACCATCTCAAGACCATTGGTCTGACTATGGAATCTTTTCTAAAGCAGGGCTATCCCAATTTATCCGAGACTCAATTTGAGCAAGTGGTCAGCCGTGGCACTGGTTTTAACATGCAAGCTCAAAAGGATTTCTTCCTGGAGGTGGACGACCAGACCAGTCTCTACGATATTTTACTGAGAGTACCGATGTCACGTATCGAATGGGTGCCAATCATTTACAACCTGCTTCAGGTTGGACTGGTGGTCCTGGCTCAAAATGCTGCCCCCAGCGTAATACCACAAGTAATTGAGCCCACTTATCAGCTCGACGAAAACGCCATTCAAATGGCTCTCAAACCACTACAAAGAGTCGATACCGAGGTCTTTACCTATCCGGTACTGCAATACTTTGTCAAACAAGAACATCACAGATATGAGCGTGACGGCAAGGCATTTAGCTTGATAGTCTTTGATTTGATGCTTGAAAAAGATGGGGGTCATGAGTTTTTGCCTGTGGGTCTAGCCAAAGTCATTCTCAATCGCATCCATGGTGTCAAAAGAGATATTGACGTCCTCGGTCATTTTGAGACTTTCGATTTTGGTTTGCTTTTGCCACAAACTGGCGGCAAAGGTGCAATAGTCGTAGTCCAACGCATCCAGGAGAGGCTCAAATCTTCACCCCTGCCAGGTCTTGATTACAGCGCCTTAAGTGCCTGCTTTGGCGTGGCCTCTATCCCACAAGACTGCAAATCGATTGGTGGACTTTTAGTCTCAGCCTCGGAAGCAAAAAAATATGCCAGGAGAAACAACCTGACAATCTCGGAGTTTAAACCAATGTCTGGATAA
- a CDS encoding NUDIX hydrolase produces MKSCPLCTTTLTIIEIGGKGRLACQICEFVHWDNPKPVTATLVPLDGGLVLVERRFEPFIGDWCLPGGFIENCEDPQESAAREVQEETGLEVEIVELLGANTPGHGINVVILFYLARPIGGSLIAGDDASDVGTFAQDALPNNIAFPLHRKMIAQFFDRAASLNLLGK; encoded by the coding sequence TTGAAAAGCTGTCCGCTCTGCACCACTACCTTAACCATCATCGAGATTGGAGGCAAAGGCCGCCTCGCTTGTCAAATTTGCGAATTTGTCCACTGGGACAATCCCAAACCGGTGACAGCGACACTGGTCCCGCTAGACGGTGGACTGGTACTGGTCGAGCGCCGCTTTGAGCCTTTTATTGGCGACTGGTGCCTGCCTGGTGGCTTCATCGAAAACTGCGAAGATCCCCAGGAATCAGCCGCTCGCGAAGTCCAGGAAGAAACTGGTCTGGAAGTAGAAATTGTTGAGCTATTGGGAGCAAACACGCCAGGACACGGCATCAACGTTGTCATACTGTTTTATTTAGCCAGACCAATTGGTGGTTCATTAATTGCTGGTGATGACGCCAGTGATGTTGGAACTTTCGCTCAAGATGCCCTACCTAACAACATTGCGTTCCCTTTGCACCGCAAAATGATCGCTCAATTTTTTGATCGCGCAGCAAGTCTCAACTTGCTCGGCAAGTAA
- a CDS encoding tetratricopeptide repeat protein: protein MSATLIWQNYFTVASTAFETGNLPTARHMFEAAMQDAGSFGLSHEEAAACHGLALVLVKTGHNEEAKRLLRRAVRLYSLFTPIEPRGMAATACVLADLYSMDGADDKALPLLKVAKRAIASQCGELCPELKPLLNRLAMIYARHAQAQKARHLLQQSRQILSA, encoded by the coding sequence ATGTCTGCAACACTAATCTGGCAAAATTATTTTACTGTCGCTAGCACTGCCTTTGAGACAGGCAATTTGCCTACAGCCAGGCATATGTTTGAAGCAGCAATGCAAGACGCTGGCAGTTTTGGTCTCTCCCATGAGGAGGCTGCTGCTTGCCACGGACTGGCGCTTGTCCTCGTTAAAACTGGACACAACGAAGAGGCCAAGCGGCTTTTGCGCCGGGCTGTACGTCTCTATTCACTCTTTACTCCTATCGAGCCACGCGGCATGGCTGCCACAGCCTGTGTGCTGGCTGACCTCTACAGCATGGACGGTGCCGATGACAAAGCACTGCCACTACTAAAGGTGGCAAAGCGCGCTATTGCCAGTCAGTGTGGTGAGCTCTGTCCCGAGCTTAAGCCGCTCCTCAACAGGCTGGCAATGATTTACGCACGGCATGCCCAGGCACAAAAGGCGCGGCATCTATTGCAGCAATCAAGACAGATCTTGTCGGCATAG
- a CDS encoding thioredoxin family protein: protein MDTKAILANPVVIATGWTTSPIPVFVMFGADWCSYCVKQKPIVLELKQEYGDKVRFEILNTDDNAELKAAFGVKGIPAMFILGQSLAEIDHCKGLQTKRTLKRRIDKALAG from the coding sequence ATGGATACAAAAGCCATTCTCGCAAACCCCGTCGTCATCGCCACCGGCTGGACAACTTCGCCCATTCCGGTCTTCGTCATGTTCGGCGCCGACTGGTGCAGCTATTGTGTCAAGCAAAAGCCCATCGTGCTCGAGCTGAAGCAGGAGTACGGCGACAAGGTTCGCTTTGAAATTTTGAACACCGACGACAACGCCGAACTGAAAGCGGCCTTCGGCGTCAAGGGCATTCCTGCCATGTTTATTCTCGGTCAGTCGCTGGCTGAGATCGATCACTGCAAAGGACTGCAGACCAAACGCACCCTCAAGCGCCGCATCGACAAGGCTCTGGCTGGGTGA
- a CDS encoding class II fumarate hydratase, with amino-acid sequence MGEMSVPEGALWGASTQRAALNFPIGQLRFEHRFIRTLALVKLACARANHELGDLDKERYEAITQACRQIATGQFDQHFVVSIFQTGSGTSTNMNANEVIASLARASISVHPNDHVNMGQSSNDVIPTTIHVTLACAIQNELLPALRKLSRSLGTRARRFHSVLKTGRTHLQDATPVTFGQVFSGYKAQVDSQIKRLQKLVKSLSKVALGGTAVGTGINTRIAFAGTALDYLSNELGMTFACADNHFAAQGSIDALVEAAGCLQTLACALHKIANDIRWMASGPRAGLSELTLPAIQPGSSIMPGKVNPVILEAVMQVTYRVQGNSHTVVCASQASNFELNVALPVVAHSMLESVELLSDACHVFVDKCLSGVAPTSVGPDLVERGLALCTALAPVIGYEKAALIAKEASRSGETILAVAQRLTDLSEAELKRILDPASMTTPNLN; translated from the coding sequence ATGGGAGAAATGTCTGTGCCTGAAGGTGCCCTATGGGGCGCTAGCACACAGCGAGCTGCGCTCAACTTTCCCATCGGACAGCTGCGCTTCGAACACCGCTTCATCCGCACACTTGCTCTGGTCAAACTGGCATGCGCCAGGGCCAACCATGAGCTAGGTGACCTGGACAAAGAGAGATACGAAGCCATAACCCAGGCTTGCCGGCAAATTGCCACTGGGCAGTTTGATCAACACTTTGTCGTGAGCATCTTTCAGACCGGCTCTGGTACGTCAACCAACATGAACGCTAACGAAGTCATTGCCAGCCTGGCCAGGGCTTCAATAAGCGTCCACCCCAACGATCACGTCAACATGGGACAGTCGTCCAACGATGTGATTCCCACAACCATCCACGTCACGCTTGCCTGCGCCATCCAAAATGAGCTTTTGCCAGCACTGCGCAAACTGTCTCGCTCCCTGGGCACACGAGCGCGTCGCTTTCATTCTGTCCTCAAGACTGGCCGCACCCATTTGCAAGATGCCACACCAGTCACATTCGGGCAGGTATTCAGCGGCTACAAAGCACAGGTCGACAGCCAGATAAAGCGGCTGCAAAAGCTCGTCAAAAGCTTGAGCAAAGTAGCCCTGGGCGGCACCGCTGTCGGCACTGGTATCAATACCAGAATAGCTTTTGCTGGCACCGCCCTGGACTATCTCTCAAACGAGCTGGGCATGACATTTGCCTGTGCCGACAACCACTTTGCTGCACAGGGCTCCATCGATGCCCTGGTCGAAGCCGCCGGTTGCCTGCAAACACTGGCTTGTGCTCTGCACAAAATCGCTAACGATATCCGCTGGATGGCTAGTGGCCCACGGGCAGGCTTGTCCGAGCTGACTCTGCCTGCCATCCAACCCGGCAGCTCAATCATGCCCGGCAAAGTCAATCCCGTTATCCTGGAAGCGGTCATGCAAGTCACCTACCGCGTCCAGGGCAACAGTCACACGGTAGTTTGCGCCTCACAAGCCAGCAACTTTGAGCTCAACGTCGCACTGCCTGTAGTGGCGCACTCGATGCTCGAATCTGTCGAGCTGTTGAGTGATGCCTGCCATGTTTTTGTCGACAAATGTCTGAGCGGAGTAGCCCCGACCTCAGTCGGACCAGATTTGGTCGAGCGCGGACTGGCTCTGTGCACGGCTCTGGCTCCGGTAATCGGCTACGAAAAGGCAGCACTGATTGCCAAAGAAGCATCCCGGTCAGGAGAAACAATCCTGGCTGTGGCGCAACGTCTTACCGACTTGAGCGAGGCAGAGCTAAAGCGCATCCTCGATCCGGCCAGTATGACTACGCCCAATCTCAACTAA